The DNA sequence TATGAATTTATCACACGCGCACTAAAATTCAACTTACTTAAACACCACCTTCTGATCCATGTAGACTGCACCAATATGGAATATAATTTCCGAAAGGAATTATTTATGGCGTCTCGAGACCGGTTGAAGGATGGAGAAGACACAGCACGGCTTAGAAAGTTCTTGGCTAATAAATTAGGTAGTAAAAATGGGCCATTAGCAGAAATAGAAAAGAGGCGAAAAGACTCCATTTCAGTTGATGCGAAGGATACCACGGAGATGCTAAAATCATTTTCTAAAAATCTCCCAATGGATAGCGAAATGATGAAGCTTTTATCGCAGACTTTCAAACTAGAGCAAAAAAAAGATAAAGCCGAGAGAAAGGATACTGGAAAGAAAAACGAAACCGAAGAAAAAAAACCGTTTCTTCCTAAACGCTTTCCTTCATTCTTCAAGTTTAAAAATGTGAAGAAAGATGGAACTAGTGTCATTAATTTGCCAAGAGGGCAAGACAAATCCATTAGTTTTCAAACCGATGTAGAAAACCACTACTTTGATCGAGTCGAAGAACCCGGAGATTTGAAAATTGCATTGGTGTCCTACAATAAGAAAAATAAGAGCGATGACGGAAACGCGTCACCCGGGATAGACAATGTTGAAGAGATATTAAACATCAATCATTCTAGTCCACGTGACGGGACAATACGACTAAATCTGAAAGCGAAAAATTCTGTACAAGTCGGAGACGAATTAGAAATGAAAGTCACACTCACTGGCGCAGGGGAAGAATTCGAAGAAATATTCTTGGTGAAGGTTGCTGATCCTGAAGCTCCAAAAGTCGTTACTGAAAAGAAAGAGGAAGACGAGCCGTTTGGCTTGCCTCCATTTGTTCTTGTGTATCAGGAACAAATGGAAGGGCATCAAACTTGGGCCGAGGTTGAAGATGGGCTTGGCACCGATATATCCTTTGATACGGTAATGATTCCACAAGTCAGCGATGGCAACCTCGAGAAAGTGGTGATCAATATGGATAGCAAAGTTTTAAAGGATTTCAAAACACAATATAGAAGTGAAGAGCAACTACAGGTGGCAGAGCGTAAATATATATCATCGGTTTACTTCCATACCCTTTTTCTCTACATGATCACTAAAAATCGGAAATACGGCATAGTAAAGCAAGGAGAAAAAGAGGAAGAGACTGTTGAAGTTGAGACCTACCTACAAGACGTATTCTCTAGCTACTATTCTGCCTTTATCTTGAATTTTGGAACGAATGACCTGCTACAGGGGATTGGTGAGTAGTAATAAATGCTATTTGAAAACAAAATATAATTTCACATGACAAACGCCGCTTTTGACTTAGGAGAAGAAATAAAACTACATACATTGGAATTTAAACTACATGTAGGCTTGTGGAATAAATTTAGTAAGACAGGAAAATTAGATCTATCAATTTCCAATTGGAAAAGTATCAAATATTTAAACACAACTGCTACTGCTCTTCATGATGATGTTGCATCGATTCCAAATAGAGTTGGAGGATTATATTTATTTACTATCAAGTGCGACATTTTACCCGGAATAACGGAATTTCCTGTATATATTGGGCGAGCTCAGAAAACAGAAACTCAGAATCTTAGAAAGAGATGTAAGGAGTACTTTCAGAAATTCGCGAAAACAAATGAAAGACCGCTTGTGACAAAGATGTTCAAATATTGGGATAAAAATATCTTCTTATATTACCTACCTCTTGCAACTAACCATGATATTATTAACGATGAGAAAGATTTGATAAACTCACTACTACTTCCTTTTAACACTGAAATTCCAGACGCAGAAACTAAACAAGCAACCTTAGCATTTCCATAACTATGAAAATCCCAGCACTAAGAGCAGAATTAGGTGGTAGAACTTATTATATTGCTACCCTGACATTTCAACAAGTAAATGACTATGTTGAGCGAGTTGATGATGAACTTCACAAATCTGAAAGCTTAAAAGATTTAATACAAAGAAGTATTACAAACAACTACATGAGTATAAAAGACTATATACTTCATCAAGATGAGCGGTTTTTTAACTCTTTGATATTAGCTGTGTATGATGACTATCCTACATGGAGTGAAGTCGAATTACGGTATGATGATCAAAGCTCCTACCAAGTAGGACTTTTGGATTTCCCAGCGAAACACAAGATCTTCCCCGTAGATGGTCAGCATCGTGTAGAAGGAATAAAAGCCGCTATTAAAGAGAATCCAAAATTAAAAGAAGAAAAAATTGCGGCAATTTTTATTGGCCATAAAAATGACGCGAATGGTAAACAAAGCACAAGGCGACTATTTACCACACTGAATAGATACGCCAAACCAGTATCTTTCGATGACACTATTGCTTTAGACGAAGATGACACAGTTGCAATAGTGACCAGAGAATTATTAGAAGAACACAAGCTATTTCAAGGCAAAAGAATTATTTACGCTAAGCAAAAGGCGATACCTTCAAATAATTTCAATGCCATTACCTCGATTATAACACTTTACCAGTGCAATATAGAATTATTTAAAGCATGGCATTATCGATCCAAAAAGAAAAAAGCAACTGCGAAAGTCTTAGCCGAATATCTAAAATTCAGGAAATCTAAAGAGGAAATAGCAGATGTGAAAAAACACATATTTGACTTTTGGAATACATTCTGTAATGAGTTATATGTAATTCAAAAATATCTTAAAAATAGCGAGCCTTATGCTAAACACTTACGAAATAATGAAAATGGTGGTCATTTATTATTTCGCCCAGTTGGTTTATTACCATTTATAAAAGCAATTTCCGAAATACAGATATTAAAAAACACGAATTACACAAGTATATTGTCCACGTTTAATAAAATAGATTTAAATCTATCATCTATTCCTTGGCAAAAGGTCGTTTGGGATTCAGCCACTAAAAGAATGATCATGAATTCCTCTACGTTAACCCAAATGCTGATGGTATATAAATTCGATAGTAAATTAATCTCCGGCGCAAAGCTGGGTAAATTAGAAAAAGAATATGCCTCCAAAATCGATTATGATGGAAAGGTCTCCGAGGTGTTGAAACGAATCAAGTAAGAACCGAACATGAAAACAGAGAGGTCCAATATTAAGTTTCCTCTATGGCGGAAGAAAGTAGATACTTCACTTTTTACCAAGTTAGATACACCTATCCCTAATTGGCTATCACAAGTGTGGGAAATAGAAAGTTTAATTGGATATAACTCGTCAAAGAAGTCGACAGAAACATCAGTACGGCTTATTCTCAACAAAAAAGAATTCAGAGGATCTGTACTTTATACGAAACACTATGGAAAAGAAACAAACTACAAACTCTTCTTTTCGAAAGATTTTGCAGAGGAATTGAAAGATTCCTTTGTAATGAGCTATATGCGAACTCTTGAAAGTAAGCTTCGAAGAGAGAACTCTGAATACACAAATAATATCGAAGATGAAATACCTTTTTGGGAATTCATCGATTTGGAATTTGACAAAATGAATCGAACGTTTTACTGTAATGCCCACTATACTCAAAAGACTATCTTTCCGGAATTGTTTAAGCAGTTCACAAAATCACACCTCTTGAAAGACATGGAAAATCGTCTTCTTGATAAGGGAGAGTTCAAATTTATTAAGCAAGACTGGCGACCAAAATCAGAGCTCAACCTCCAATTATTCGAACATCCAAATTTCATTTATTACTTAATCGACACGCAAAACAAATTATTATATATAGGGGAATCAGAAACGGCCAGGAGAATTCTTCAATTACGACCAGAAATCCCTGAGTGGGATTATTTCAGGATAGATTTTCTCCCTATTTGGATTACACGGAGCCAACGTTTGGAGTTGGAAAGACTGATGATAAGATCATTCGCATCTCTATTGTCCAATTATAAAAAAGTAAAATACATCATTATATCAGAATACTGTCTGGCAAACAAAAAAATCGACTTATGAAAGATTTATTAAATAAAACAGCTTGCACATCCGATCTCTTCTTCTGAAGCAGACATGAGGATATCCATAAGCTTAGAACTTTTAGGCTTATCGGATTTTTGCAGTCTTTTCTGACGCTTAATGTATTCACGCTTGATATTTACAATCCTGTCGGGTAGTATCAACTTTTCTAAAGGCTCATCTTGATTCCATGAGAAATCACCACGTTCATACTCCATTGCTTGCGCAAATAAGTCGGGATGTTGTTCGTATAACCAGACCCACTCTATCTTTTGTTGGAAAAAGCAAAAGTAACAACCAGATCTGCTTCTATTGTAAGTAGCCTTCTCACCGTCAATCTCAAACTCGATCTTATTGTAATAGGCAGGAATACCGACGCCGCTCTCCTCCAACAGTCTGTAGATATCCTCCAATTTCAGCACATCCTTATTGTCAAGAAGAGAAAACGGTTGATCTAGCTTACCTACCGGATAGCCCTCTTGCTTGGCCACGTCAAAAGCTAATCTGTTATAATAAGTAATGCCTAAATCCAAAATCTGGCTAAGCTTCTCATCTTTCGAATAGAGCTCACCTACTGGACGACCTAAAACCTCTAGAAAGCGAACCACTTTATCTGCATCGACATTTTTCTCCGCCCATTCCAGCCTGTCATTGATCTTGCGATTGTCCAATATCTTGGCAACGATATCTTGGCTCCATATACTCTCCCTAAATGGAAATATAGATTGTATTGTCGATTTAGTAGAAATATATCCCTCCCGGTCTTCATCACCACGTATACCCACGTACGAAATTACGGGATCATCGCCCACAAACTTCTCAAATACGTCTAACTTTAGACTCTTCGTGCACCAACGATGTTTTGTATTTGGCAGAAAGCCCCCTAAACTTTTCAACTTATGGTCGAACGGAGCTTCGACACTATCTGAAAAGGCTGCAAGTCGAATAATTTTCTTTCCTAGATAAACCTCAAGATTGTTAATCAGTTGATAAGTTTCTGTTAACTCTTTTCCCGTGTCAGCAGTGTAATATTCGATATCTAGATCTGGATAATTATCTTTCATATAGATAGCCAAAGCCGCAGAATCCTTCCCTCCGGATATCCCTAACACATGCCTCACTTTGTTTGTACTATTTACCATATCAATCCATTTGATCGTTAAGTAATTTTGCTAGTATAAATATATTTAATTTTTTGTCGTCTGTCAAATGCTTTGACAGCTCTGCTTTCCGCTTATCGACTTCCTTTTGCTTTGACTTCGGAATGTTAAGGATATGTTTATTAAGCCCCTTATTGAGACTAGTAATCTCAACTTTTACTGCATCCTGCATGTATTCGCTGGTAACCTTATTTTCTATATCTGCGAAATTATCCAGTTCATGTATCCACTCTTTGAACTTGACGAATAAAACTACTTCTTCTTCATCATTGATATCTTCCAGTTGCTTGCCTATAATAGCATGTGCAAGCGAGCTTAGCCAAGCTGTCTTGTCATCAAGATTAGATTGCAACCTTTGTAAAAAGACTTTTAGATGGGGAGAAACTAAATAGGGCTTCAGTTTGGTAAAGCGATCCTGCAACTCTCTCTTCCAATCTTCAAAATCCAATGATTTACCACCAACGACCTCTTCCAATAGGAACTCTTCAAATCGCTGAATCAAACTATTAAAACTGGAACGGATGTCGGTAATAGATTGTCTTAACTCCACAAAAAATCGCTCTAGTTTTTGAGGGTTTTCGTCCAACTCTCGTAATGAATATCCCAAAGCGGTTGGAAAATCTTCAAAGAATGTTTTCTCCGGATCTGTTGATTCTGCAATAGCCTTTCTCAGATTGGCGATATCTTTCGGCAATCTACTCGTCCGCTTCGAATACTCTGGCAGTTGCATATAAAACGACAAGAATGGTCTAATCATCTCAATAAAACCGGTATTAGACGCACGATCTACTTTATTCTGATTTAGGAGTTCCCGATATTTATTGAAAACAGATAAGTGTATGCCCGTTCCAGAAAATGACTTTAACCAATACTCTGAAGGATTTTTCAACACTAAATCCAGTATATCTGCATTTAGCTTAGGAATAAATCCGTCCTTATTGAAAAATGAAAAATCTGATTGCTTTACTAATAAGAACAAGGGTAAGACAAAATCAATCAGCCCCTTCTTTAGTTTATAAGGTCTCTCCAGCAGTTTATCTGTGAACTCTTGAAGATTAATCTTGCTCGATCTGGCTTCATCTAAGAACTGGATAAATAAAACCCATATAGATTTAAAATTATCTCCGCTCGGTTCACTTAATTCATACGCACCAAATTCATTTCGAGTGTAAAAGCAATTCTCTTTTATTAAAGCTAAGTATATGGTTTTGTCGGGTGGAAACAGATTTGGATTATAAGATAAATCCTCCTCTCCTAAATTGTCACAAATATTATTCAAAAGAGCTTTACGCGCTGTTAGAATAGGTGAAGATAATTTGGTCTTATTGACCATTTCGTTCTTAAATATTGGAGTGCCCCAATAAACATCGGCTACGATATGGCTTAAAAATGTATTCAGTTCTCTCCCACTGGTAATAGTGTCGGTTTGTATTTCTCCCTTATAAAAAACGGTGATCTCGGATGCATCGAAATTGTACAAACTATCCAAGACCATCCTTTCCAACTGCCTAACGGCTTGATCCAGCTGAATAGAAAGTTCCTTCCTAGCCCCTTTATCATCTTCATGCTGTGATTTGGCATATCGAATTTGCTCTACCAGATAGATCTGCGAAAGGATAGTTTCCGATCTTTTATACTGTATATACAGAATTGCCTCTTCCTGCTGAGCACTAAAGTCTTGGATTTGATGAGCATATTCAGCAGGTGAAAAAACTAAATTTATATAACCATCGATCTCGCCTTTCGGCTTTAGCGATAGCGGTTCGTCCGAAAGGACAAAGGAAAAATACCTAGGAGTACCCACCTCCAGTAAAGATTTTTTGGCAAGTGAAGTTGGCAGTTCTAATATATCTTGTAGATAAGAACCAATACTAGAAACCTCGGAAATGTATTTCTTAGCATTTTCGATTTCCAGATCAATATCAACATCGGTATCTTCTACCAAAACAAAACGATCACTATGCTTTCGGAATCGCAGAATATTGACCTGTACTAGACGCTTTAACTCATTCCTTATATTATCAAATGCAAAAGTTAATCGCATGTATTCGCAAAGGAAATCTCCATTGACTGACATCGATTTTTTGGAAAACAACTGTAATAAGCCGACCACTTTTATAATCGCAACCGCTTTAACCAACTCTCCCGCTTCGAAAATACCGATAGCTTTCTCTATATTGTCTTGTAACAGTCGCCAAAGCTGAAAATCAGGATTTTGACGCACCAATAGCTGTTGACTGTAATGGTATATGAGATAATCATATACGTGAGCTAAGGTATAAAACCCTTCGGTGCCGTGGCTAATAAAGTCTTGTATTCCTTGGTAATCTTCTGAGTCCAGAAATGTAAATAAAGACCGATCATTTTGACCATAACGCTGAAGAGCTAATGTCAATATACTTCCTGAAAGAACATCTAACGGTTGTAAGGCTTTCAAAAGGTCTAAACTGAAATAGTCTTTAGTAGGGAAAGCGTTGGACTTTTCCACAACATCCTTTAATTCAATAAGCCGATTTTCATCACCGTATTGACCCACCTTTTTTAACCTTTCTGCAGCGATCAAGAGAAGTTGCTCGGATGGCACATTGAAAGGAATTTCTTGCATACGGCCTTTGACCTTCAGCCATTCCTTCCTCTGTATCTCGCTCAGATGGTATGCATAGGCTGAAAAATCCTGATGAAGCGTGGTAATCAGGATAATGTTGCCGTTTGTATCATTAACTAACTCCGACAATTGTTGAATAAAATAAAAGCTCTTTTCTGGATTATTTTTAGCTGCGAATTCCAAAAATTTCCCAAACTCATCTATTCGTATAATCAGTGCTCTCTCTGACTCTTTTAATTCATTAGCATAAGATTTCAATGACGATAACACTTCAGCTGGTTTGGAATTCAAATCCTTGGCAAACGCTTCTTGTAACGACGTGTATTCGCCTACCAAATCCAAAGTGGTATATCGCGTATAGCCCTTGAGCAGATAATCGAAATGATCGAAAAACTTATTTTCTTTTTCTATAGCATAAGCCAAGGCCCACAAAAAAGTAGACTTTCCTGTACCATAAGCGCCTACGATAGTGAATGAACGATACCCAAGATTGGACGATGCTACAATCTGCTCAAAGGCACGCTGTCCATTGAGGGTACTTACATATTCTAACTCCTGATCCTTGTCACGTATAATATTGACGGAAGGAGAATAATTAAACACCTGCATACGTCAATTTATAATAGTTATTTAAAACGTTGAACTTATTCAAATCTTTAGTCAATTGAAGGACTGGATTACCAGCGGTTTCGGAATAACTACCATATTCGGAAGATATATCGTGCAACAACTCAATGATAGCAGACTCGGTCAATAAGAAGGTATTGCCAACAGAGTTAAAATCGTTGGCGAGATGATTAACACTGATAGAGCTACCATAAGATCCTCTATCCAACAACACAAACAGAAGCGCTTCAATAGGGATATTCTTCTCTCTCGTGTTGAATGTGTAAACATCGAGGGGCTTGTCGTCATGATCTAACCTCTGATAGTTATTGATCAAGCCCAGCTCAAATAATATGGTACTGTAAGCATCTTCCACATCATTGCTCCCGAGTTTGGTATAATTAGCAAAAAAAACTTTAATATCAGAGTTTAAAGTTGCATCGCTAAAAGTTGCTTTCTGCTCCTCAATTTTTCTTTTTAAAAAGTTTAAAAGACGATATTTAGTAAATTCGTTTTTCTGTCTTCTCAGTTCATTAAATACGAGAGGATAAATAGATGATTTACCGCTTTTCATCAGTTGATAATGCAAAAGCCAAAGTGTTAACGGATCCTCTAAATAGGGATCAACCCCATTTTTCCCGAAAACAAAATCCGCAAATTCTGTCAACTGATCATCGTCGCTTAACAATCCAAAAGCCTTTAGCCAAAAACGAATAGAAGCGACCATATTTTTTCCAACGCCAAGATCTACTACTGCGTCACTATCGGTAAATCTCTTACCCGCTCTAACGAAATCATAGCCTTTTTTTAACCAATATATTTTGCACGCAAACGTTTCGTGCCCTGAAAATGATAATTTCCTCATGAATTAATACTTTACACTAGCATGCCATTGACCGCAGCTGTACAACCGCTTTCTGTACCATTGCTATCGTCTGTTTGACTTCCTCGCCTGTATTGAATCGTCCCAAGCTAAATCGGATAGCCGTATTCGCTTGTTCGGTACTACAACCCATTGAAAGTAATACATGCGACGGCTCCATCACAAAGGAATGACACGCCGAACCGTTGGATACGCAAATTTCATTTAATACCATTAAAAGTGCATCATTGTCTACCCTCTCAAAACGCATATTACTCGTGTTATAAATACGCGATCCTTTGGAACCATTGACGTACGCACCTTCTATCTTTAAAAGTTGAGTTTCCAATATATCCCGTAAACGCGCTATTCTATTGCTATCTGGCAACATATCGTACTGCGCCACTTCAGCAGCTTTTCCTAAGCCCACAATCCCTGGTACATTCAACGTACCGCTTCGCAGCCCGCGCTCGTGTCCACCACCATATAGCATTGTCTTCAACTTAATACGCGGATTAACATAAAGCCCTCCTATCCCTTTGGGACCATAAAACTTATGCGCAGAAAAAGTCAGCACATCGATATAGTCGCTGGCCTCGATAGGTAACTTGCCCACCGCCTGTGTACCGTCAGTCATAAATAATGCTCCGTTTTCATGGGCTATATCGGCGATGGCCTCGATGTCTTGTATAACGCCCGTCTCATTATTTACGTGCATCACACAGACCAATACGGTACTGTCTTTAAAAGCATCTTTCAACTCAGCAAAGTCAATAAGCCCAAACGAATTAACCGAAAGATAAGTGACTTCTACCCCTATCGTTTCCAAATATCGACAGGTATCCAATACCGCGGGATGCTCTGTTTTTACGGTGATAATATGTTTCGACTTTCCATTTTTCTCAGGCAGTCCTTGAAGTGCAAGATTAATCGCCTCCGTCGCTCCGGCAGTGAAATAGATATCTTCTGCATTGACATCAATTAAATCACCCATTTGCCCACGCGCTCGATCGACAGCTTTTTTCAATTGCTTCCCCATCCGATGACTGCTCGAGGCGTTGCCATACATATCTGTCAAATACGGCATCATCACCTCCAATACCTTAGGATCCAGAGGTGTAGTGGCATTGTTATCCAGATAGATAAAGTTATTGTTCGGCATGTGTCTCATTGTTCTCCGACAAGGAACAAATATAGCTTTAAAATATTTGACAATCTTACTCTAT is a window from the Sphingobacterium sp. lm-10 genome containing:
- a CDS encoding DNA sulfur modification protein DndB; protein product: MKIPALRAELGGRTYYIATLTFQQVNDYVERVDDELHKSESLKDLIQRSITNNYMSIKDYILHQDERFFNSLILAVYDDYPTWSEVELRYDDQSSYQVGLLDFPAKHKIFPVDGQHRVEGIKAAIKENPKLKEEKIAAIFIGHKNDANGKQSTRRLFTTLNRYAKPVSFDDTIALDEDDTVAIVTRELLEEHKLFQGKRIIYAKQKAIPSNNFNAITSIITLYQCNIELFKAWHYRSKKKKATAKVLAEYLKFRKSKEEIADVKKHIFDFWNTFCNELYVIQKYLKNSEPYAKHLRNNENGGHLLFRPVGLLPFIKAISEIQILKNTNYTSILSTFNKIDLNLSSIPWQKVVWDSATKRMIMNSSTLTQMLMVYKFDSKLISGAKLGKLEKEYASKIDYDGKVSEVLKRIK
- a CDS encoding phosphoadenosine phosphosulfate reductase yields the protein MVNSTNKVRHVLGISGGKDSAALAIYMKDNYPDLDIEYYTADTGKELTETYQLINNLEVYLGKKIIRLAAFSDSVEAPFDHKLKSLGGFLPNTKHRWCTKSLKLDVFEKFVGDDPVISYVGIRGDEDREGYISTKSTIQSIFPFRESIWSQDIVAKILDNRKINDRLEWAEKNVDADKVVRFLEVLGRPVGELYSKDEKLSQILDLGITYYNRLAFDVAKQEGYPVGKLDQPFSLLDNKDVLKLEDIYRLLEESGVGIPAYYNKIEFEIDGEKATYNRSRSGCYFCFFQQKIEWVWLYEQHPDLFAQAMEYERGDFSWNQDEPLEKLILPDRIVNIKREYIKRQKRLQKSDKPKSSKLMDILMSASEEEIGCASCFI
- a CDS encoding DUF4007 family protein codes for the protein MRKLSFSGHETFACKIYWLKKGYDFVRAGKRFTDSDAVVDLGVGKNMVASIRFWLKAFGLLSDDDQLTEFADFVFGKNGVDPYLEDPLTLWLLHYQLMKSGKSSIYPLVFNELRRQKNEFTKYRLLNFLKRKIEEQKATFSDATLNSDIKVFFANYTKLGSNDVEDAYSTILFELGLINNYQRLDHDDKPLDVYTFNTREKNIPIEALLFVLLDRGSYGSSISVNHLANDFNSVGNTFLLTESAIIELLHDISSEYGSYSETAGNPVLQLTKDLNKFNVLNNYYKLTYAGV
- a CDS encoding cysteine desulfurase family protein; the encoded protein is MPNNNFIYLDNNATTPLDPKVLEVMMPYLTDMYGNASSSHRMGKQLKKAVDRARGQMGDLIDVNAEDIYFTAGATEAINLALQGLPEKNGKSKHIITVKTEHPAVLDTCRYLETIGVEVTYLSVNSFGLIDFAELKDAFKDSTVLVCVMHVNNETGVIQDIEAIADIAHENGALFMTDGTQAVGKLPIEASDYIDVLTFSAHKFYGPKGIGGLYVNPRIKLKTMLYGGGHERGLRSGTLNVPGIVGLGKAAEVAQYDMLPDSNRIARLRDILETQLLKIEGAYVNGSKGSRIYNTSNMRFERVDNDALLMVLNEICVSNGSACHSFVMEPSHVLLSMGCSTEQANTAIRFSLGRFNTGEEVKQTIAMVQKAVVQLRSMAC